Genomic DNA from Paenibacillus sp. MBLB1832:
CGACCATTGGCACGAACAAATTTGTAGCGTTTACGCCAGTTACAGCAAGTCACTTAAGACTCTATATCACATCGGCGAGCGCTGAACCTACCATGCAAGAACTGATTGTTTTTGAGCAATAATATAATTGGTTCATAAGAAAGGTATGCTTTAACTCTGGTCGGCTTAACCATGTTGGATGATAGTCAATGAATAGATATGACAGAAAGTTCTTAAATTGATAGCTCATTTATGCGTAAATTGCAAGGGAACCTGCTGACTGGCAGTGTTCCCTTTGCTTTTGACTTGGTTTAATAAAGAAAAAGAAGAATGGTGATGATTTGTATGGAAGATGAATGTATCCCCTTAATGGAACGTATGCTGCCAGCACCCAAAGGTGGAGGCTTTAGGATGGAAGGTTATTGGGTGTGGTGCGGTTCCGTGGTAAAAGGGGAGGATGGACGATTCCACATGTTTGCATCGCGGTGGCCTAAATATCTTCCGATGCATCCAGGGTGGTTGGCAGCTTCGGAGGTGGTAAGGGCTGTATCAGATACCCCTGAAGGTCCTTATACATTTCAGGAGGTTGTTTTGCCCACGAGAGGTGCCCAGTACTGGGACGGGCGGGCAACGCATAATCCTCATATCGTAAAATATGAAGACACCTATATTTTGTATTATATGGGATCCACTCATCCCTTTTCGGATGTTGCACCTGGTGAGGTATTAACGCTGCAAGATTCCAGATACAAAGTAGGCCATGCCAACAAAAGGGTTGGCATAGCGGTTTCAAGAAGTATCTTTGGTCCGTGGAAGCGAATGGACAATCCTGTTCTTCCCACAAGGCCAGGACATTTTGATAGTTATTTGACCTCTAATCCAGCTCCCTGCATCGATCAGAATGGTTCAGTCCTATTGATCTATAAAGCACGTCAATATATCGGGAATGGGCCTGGGCACATGACGATAGGAGCAGCAAAAGCTGCCAATTATTTGGGACCCTATCTGCCAGTGGCGGATGAAGCGTTGTTTCCGGAAACCATGATTATTGAAGATCCATTTATTTGGCGTACGAGCGGTGGATACGAACTGATCGCTAAGGATATGACTGGGCATATATGTGGTGAAAAATATGGCGGAATGCAGGCATCCTCCATGGATGGGCGTCATTGGACGGCTCGGGAAGGTCGACAAGCATATTCTAGAACCGTTCGTTGGGATGATGGAACAGTAACCCTTTTAGGAAACATGGATCGTCCTTTTCTTCTCTTTCAAGAAAATCGCCCCACACATCTGTTCTTTGCTGCGTCAGATGGCACAAACAGTTTTCTTGATGCTTCGGATACTTGGAACATGGTTATCCCGCTTCGTCAAGATTAAATAGATTTATGTAAGATTTGTTAGGGATAGATCATGACATAGAGGTGACGTAGATGAAGTATAACGTATTAGGCAGAACTGGATTACAGGTATCTCGGTTAGGACTAGGAGGTGCCCCACTTGCAGGTGACTTTGGCAAGACAGATACAAGGGAAATACAGCATATGATTCATGGCGCGTTGGATACGGGTATTAATTTTATTGATACCGCGCCCAAGTACGGGAATGGAGAATCCGAGAGAAGGATTGGTCAAGCACTCAGAGGGCGAAGAAATGGCGTCATTCTAGCTACAAAAGCTGCTAAGTCCGATGAAATCTACACGTATGAGGTTATTTATCAATCTGTAGAAACGAGCCTCAGGCTGCTGCAGACAGATTGGATTGATCTGATTCAGCTGCATGATGTGGAATCGCAATCCTACGATGGGGTCATGCAGGAAGCTTTACCAGCACTGCTGAAGCTGCAGGAAGAAGGAAAAATTAGGTATATCGGCGTTACGACGCGGAATCTACCTCTCTTGAAGAGATATATGCAAACGGGCATGTTTGATACGATTCAATTCTATACGCGATATATGCTAATTGATCATAC
This window encodes:
- a CDS encoding glycoside hydrolase family protein; amino-acid sequence: MEGYWVWCGSVVKGEDGRFHMFASRWPKYLPMHPGWLAASEVVRAVSDTPEGPYTFQEVVLPTRGAQYWDGRATHNPHIVKYEDTYILYYMGSTHPFSDVAPGEVLTLQDSRYKVGHANKRVGIAVSRSIFGPWKRMDNPVLPTRPGHFDSYLTSNPAPCIDQNGSVLLIYKARQYIGNGPGHMTIGAAKAANYLGPYLPVADEALFPETMIIEDPFIWRTSGGYELIAKDMTGHICGEKYGGMQASSMDGRHWTAREGRQAYSRTVRWDDGTVTLLGNMDRPFLLFQENRPTHLFFAASDGTNSFLDASDTWNMVIPLRQD
- a CDS encoding aldo/keto reductase; amino-acid sequence: MKYNVLGRTGLQVSRLGLGGAPLAGDFGKTDTREIQHMIHGALDTGINFIDTAPKYGNGESERRIGQALRGRRNGVILATKAAKSDEIYTYEVIYQSVETSLRLLQTDWIDLIQLHDVESQSYDGVMQEALPALLKLQEEGKIRYIGVTTRNLPLLKRYMQTGMFDTIQFYTRYMLIDHTAKDEVIPLAKQLDIGVINGSVLGLGLLADKPAPFLNEEIKNKAQSRMEQIAFLRQGDNGGLIEPGMRFSLGNPDIHVTLTGADSPEVLQMNAAYCDGKALDTHDMRKIYELFDKDPLFT